The following proteins are encoded in a genomic region of Sorangiineae bacterium MSr12523:
- a CDS encoding hemolysin family protein, with the protein MINPGQSVTWIIAGVVSSAVGSLFAAGDGALVTIPAAHLQSLTEQKGIVGDAFRRFTLDRHRILSRWLVGRIISISIAAVLYSRVAEGIFTGTIGASPALETLAAVLCAVLTYGTLTAGLLNAARRRPEVLGSLALRFLRPFEWLVFPLADPLAAFGRFIGSRFEKRSEMDARRAETEVQWVVMEGERTGAIANEPAEMIRNVLEFKDLTAREIMVPRRRISAIEASTSLERVLALVAADGHSRYPVYRETLDNVVGLLYAKDLFAVVKEKKVHTTRLADIARSPVLYVVETQSILSMLREMRARRLHMAIVSDEFGGTSGLVTLEDIIEEIVGEIHDEYDTEVQIQELGEGRLVADAAVPLADLSARLGRAIPADGEFESLGGLIVHRAGRVPEVGATLTVDGLKLIVREADKTRVVKVEIVPVDGAARPAAAAPS; encoded by the coding sequence ATGATCAATCCAGGACAATCCGTTACCTGGATCATCGCGGGGGTCGTCTCATCGGCCGTCGGGTCGTTGTTCGCGGCCGGCGATGGCGCGCTGGTGACCATTCCCGCCGCGCACCTGCAGTCGCTCACCGAACAAAAGGGCATCGTGGGCGATGCCTTCCGCCGTTTCACGCTGGATCGCCATCGCATCCTGTCGCGGTGGCTCGTCGGCCGCATCATCTCCATCAGCATCGCGGCGGTGCTCTACAGCCGCGTGGCCGAAGGCATTTTCACGGGCACCATCGGCGCCTCCCCGGCACTCGAGACGTTGGCCGCGGTTCTATGTGCGGTGCTCACCTACGGCACCCTCACCGCGGGCCTTCTCAACGCCGCGCGTCGTCGCCCGGAGGTCCTCGGTTCCCTGGCGCTTCGCTTTCTGCGCCCGTTCGAGTGGCTCGTCTTCCCGCTGGCCGATCCGCTGGCCGCCTTCGGGCGCTTCATCGGCAGCCGCTTCGAAAAGCGAAGCGAAATGGATGCCCGCCGCGCCGAGACGGAGGTGCAGTGGGTCGTCATGGAAGGCGAGCGCACGGGCGCCATCGCCAACGAGCCGGCGGAGATGATCCGCAACGTGCTCGAGTTCAAAGACCTCACCGCACGCGAAATCATGGTCCCGCGGCGGCGCATTTCCGCCATCGAGGCCTCCACGTCGCTCGAGCGCGTGCTTGCGCTGGTCGCCGCCGACGGCCACTCGCGCTACCCGGTTTACCGTGAGACGCTCGACAACGTGGTGGGGCTTCTCTACGCGAAGGATCTCTTCGCCGTCGTCAAAGAGAAGAAGGTGCACACCACGCGGCTCGCCGACATCGCCCGCTCGCCGGTGCTTTACGTCGTGGAGACGCAGTCGATTCTGAGCATGCTGCGCGAGATGCGCGCGCGCCGCCTGCACATGGCCATCGTCAGCGACGAATTCGGCGGCACCTCGGGGTTGGTCACGCTCGAGGACATCATCGAAGAAATCGTGGGCGAGATTCACGACGAGTACGACACCGAGGTGCAGATCCAAGAGCTGGGCGAGGGACGCTTGGTCGCGGATGCCGCCGTTCCCCTGGCGGATCTGTCCGCGCGTCTGGGGCGCGCCATCCCGGCCGATGGCGAATTCGAATCGCTCGGAGGGCTCATCGTCCACCGCGCGGGGCGCGTGCCCGAGGTGGGGGCCACCCTCACCGTCGATGGATTGAAGCTCATCGTGCGCGAGGCCGACAAGACGCGCGTCGTGAAGGTCGAAATCGTTCCCGTGGACGGCGCCGCACGCCCCGCCGCGGCCGCGCCTTCTTGA
- a CDS encoding cysteine synthase family protein produces MSRRIESVVDAVGNTPLLRLRNVAPPGVEVYAKLEFANPGGSVKDRPALRMMRDALADGRLTKDKILIDSTSGNTGVAYSIFGAALGVRVHLVMPSNVSKARKDIAEAFGTEIIYSDPLEGSDGAIRLVREIVEREKERYFYPDQYANASNPLAHYHGTGREILEAVGDRITHFVAGLGTTGTMMGTTRRLKEHTRPIRCIAVEPDDALHGLEGLKHLPSSIVPPIFDAKVPDETRPCSTEAGWDMSDRLAREEGLHVGHSSGANVHVAVQVAEELAAQGKTGCVVAIVADRGDRYFAPLKWEKRYIW; encoded by the coding sequence TTGAGCCGGCGGATTGAATCGGTGGTGGATGCGGTGGGCAATACACCGCTTTTGCGTTTGCGAAACGTGGCGCCGCCTGGGGTGGAGGTCTATGCGAAGTTGGAATTCGCCAACCCCGGCGGGAGCGTGAAAGACCGGCCCGCGCTGCGCATGATGCGCGATGCGCTCGCGGATGGACGGCTCACCAAGGACAAGATTCTCATCGACTCCACGAGTGGGAATACCGGCGTGGCGTATTCCATTTTTGGCGCTGCACTCGGCGTGCGCGTCCACTTGGTGATGCCCTCCAACGTCTCCAAGGCGCGCAAAGACATTGCGGAGGCCTTTGGAACGGAAATCATCTATTCCGACCCGCTGGAGGGCTCCGACGGGGCGATTCGCCTGGTGCGCGAGATCGTCGAGCGGGAAAAAGAGCGGTATTTCTATCCCGACCAATATGCGAACGCCTCGAATCCGCTGGCGCACTACCACGGGACGGGGCGGGAAATTTTGGAGGCGGTGGGCGACCGCATCACGCACTTCGTCGCCGGGTTGGGCACGACCGGCACGATGATGGGCACGACGCGCCGCCTCAAAGAGCACACGCGGCCCATCCGCTGCATCGCGGTGGAGCCCGACGACGCGCTGCATGGCCTGGAGGGACTCAAGCATCTCCCCAGCAGCATCGTGCCGCCCATTTTCGATGCCAAAGTTCCCGACGAGACCCGCCCCTGCTCGACCGAGGCGGGCTGGGACATGTCCGATCGCCTGGCGCGCGAAGAAGGTCTTCACGTGGGGCATTCGTCCGGCGCCAATGTGCACGTGGCGGTGCAGGTCGCGGAGGAGCTCGCGGCCCAAGGCAAAACGGGCTGCGTCGTGGCCATCGTGGCCGATCGCGGCGACCGGTATTTCGCGCCCCTGAAGTGGGAAAAACGTTACATCTGGTAG
- a CDS encoding dipeptidase produces MTVSDEAKAVHSAYPAVDLHADTLMWTRWLGYDLHTRHTPPLPLAAFGGHVDIPRMREGGMSAQFFGLVSLPLREKGAGLGRAVDEQIDALHEAIERRPGALRLVKHADEILACDREGRISALLGIEGAHALEGNLDRIDHFARRGVRYLGLLHFSANEAGFPAYGRGRRDERGLTPWGRELVARCEAASVLVDLAHINRQGFLDACELATRPPIVSHTGVLGAFEHWRNIGDDQLRAVADKGGCVGVIFCPRYVGGDGLGPVVKHLLHILDVVGEDVPALGSDWDGFIVPTSPLKDPTGLPRLTEALLAAKVPERVIGKILRLNVLRVLGEA; encoded by the coding sequence ATGACCGTCTCTGATGAAGCGAAAGCGGTCCACTCCGCCTACCCCGCCGTGGACCTTCACGCCGACACCCTCATGTGGACGCGCTGGCTTGGTTACGACCTTCACACGCGCCACACGCCGCCCTTGCCGCTGGCGGCCTTCGGCGGTCACGTGGACATCCCGCGCATGCGCGAAGGCGGCATGTCGGCCCAGTTTTTCGGCCTGGTCTCGCTGCCGCTGCGCGAGAAAGGCGCCGGGCTCGGACGCGCGGTCGACGAGCAGATCGACGCGCTCCACGAGGCCATCGAACGCCGCCCCGGGGCCCTGCGCTTGGTGAAGCACGCCGATGAAATCCTGGCCTGCGACCGCGAAGGCCGCATCTCCGCGTTGCTCGGCATCGAGGGCGCGCACGCGCTCGAAGGCAACCTGGACCGGATCGACCACTTTGCCCGGCGGGGCGTGCGCTACCTCGGCCTGCTTCATTTCAGCGCCAACGAGGCCGGTTTTCCCGCCTACGGGCGCGGACGCCGCGACGAACGGGGTCTCACGCCATGGGGACGCGAGCTGGTCGCACGCTGCGAGGCCGCGTCGGTGCTCGTCGACCTCGCGCACATCAACCGGCAAGGCTTTCTCGATGCCTGCGAGTTGGCCACCCGCCCGCCCATCGTCAGCCACACCGGCGTCCTCGGCGCCTTCGAGCATTGGCGCAACATCGGCGACGACCAGCTCCGCGCCGTCGCCGACAAGGGCGGCTGCGTGGGCGTCATCTTCTGTCCGCGCTACGTCGGCGGCGATGGACTCGGGCCGGTGGTGAAGCATCTGCTGCACATCCTCGATGTCGTCGGCGAGGACGTGCCGGCGCTCGGAAGCGACTGGGATGGCTTCATCGTCCCCACATCCCCGCTCAAAGACCCGACGGGGCTGCCTCGACTTACCGAAGCGCTGCTCGCGGCCAAGGTCCCCGAGCGCGTGATCGGCAAAATCCTGCGGCTCAATGTCCTGCGCGTTCTCGGCGAGGCGTAA
- a CDS encoding MoaD/ThiS family protein, with translation MAQEITIRVPASLRNLTGGKEEVTAVGTTIGELFDDLETRHPGVKARLLDEKGIRRFINVYLGEEDVRFLEGLKTGVKAGEEVSIVPAIAGG, from the coding sequence ATGGCACAGGAGATCACGATTCGGGTTCCGGCGTCGTTGCGTAACCTCACCGGGGGCAAAGAGGAAGTCACCGCCGTCGGTACGACGATCGGAGAGCTCTTCGACGACCTCGAAACGCGTCACCCCGGCGTCAAAGCGCGTCTGCTCGACGAAAAAGGGATTCGCCGTTTCATCAACGTGTACCTCGGCGAAGAGGACGTGCGCTTCCTCGAGGGGCTCAAGACCGGCGTGAAGGCGGGCGAGGAAGTCAGCATCGTTCCGGCCATCGCGGGCGGTTGA
- the cysK gene encoding cysteine synthase A, protein MSVIANDLLQLVGDTPLVRVRHLGANSPRADVWAKMEQANPAGSVKDRICLAMVEAAEAQGLLRPGGVVVEPTSGNTGIGLALVCAVKGYRCILTMPASMSLERRQLLQAYGVQIVLTPEEQQMEGAIAKAREIAESTPGAFLPQQFDNPANPAVHGRTTAREIVEAMEGLRIDAFVAGVGTGGTITGVGRVLREQFGTHAEGGPLIVAVEPEACATLSRGERGPTKIQGLAPGFVPRNYDPSVVDQVRTVADADAWSTKTDLAKREGLLVGISSGATVFAALDVARALGPHKNVVTMLFDTGERYFSLAEYFAAS, encoded by the coding sequence ATGTCCGTTATTGCGAACGACCTCCTCCAGCTCGTCGGAGACACCCCGCTGGTGCGCGTGCGCCATTTGGGCGCAAATTCCCCGCGGGCGGACGTGTGGGCCAAGATGGAGCAGGCGAACCCGGCCGGCTCGGTGAAAGACCGCATTTGCCTGGCCATGGTCGAGGCGGCCGAGGCACAGGGGCTGCTGCGCCCGGGTGGGGTGGTGGTGGAGCCCACGAGCGGCAACACCGGCATCGGGCTCGCGCTCGTGTGCGCCGTCAAAGGCTACCGCTGCATCTTGACCATGCCGGCGAGCATGAGCCTGGAGAGGAGGCAGCTGCTGCAGGCCTATGGGGTGCAAATCGTGCTGACGCCCGAGGAGCAGCAGATGGAGGGCGCCATCGCCAAGGCGCGCGAGATTGCCGAGAGCACGCCGGGCGCGTTTTTGCCGCAGCAGTTCGACAATCCCGCGAACCCCGCGGTGCACGGGCGGACGACGGCGCGCGAGATCGTGGAGGCCATGGAGGGGCTTCGCATCGACGCGTTCGTGGCAGGCGTGGGCACCGGCGGGACGATCACGGGGGTGGGGCGGGTGCTTCGCGAGCAGTTCGGAACGCACGCCGAGGGCGGACCCCTCATCGTGGCGGTGGAACCGGAAGCGTGCGCGACGCTGTCCCGTGGGGAACGCGGCCCGACGAAGATTCAGGGCCTGGCCCCAGGTTTCGTGCCGCGCAACTACGATCCCAGCGTGGTGGACCAAGTGCGGACGGTGGCGGACGCCGATGCGTGGAGCACGAAGACGGATTTGGCCAAGCGTGAAGGTTTGCTCGTGGGCATCAGCTCGGGGGCGACGGTCTTCGCGGCGCTGGATGTCGCGCGGGCGCTCGGGCCCCATAAGAACGTGGTGACCATGCTTTTCGACACAGGCGAGCGCTACTTCAGCCTCGCGGAGTACTTCGCAGCGTCATGA
- a CDS encoding aminodeoxychorismate/anthranilate synthase component II, whose product MVSTPAGPVRVLVIDNYDSFTFNLVQYLGELGAETRVVKNDEITADEALRSGSDGLLLSPGPCTPNEAGICLDVVAKLKAAEKPESNIPLLGVCLGHQTIGQAFGGRVVSAERLMHGKTSPIEHDGRGVFTGLPSPFEATRYHSLIVERASLPSTLEVSAWTREGEIMGLRHRTLAIEGVQFHPESILTKEGKKLVANWLASLGPSRSMQGAA is encoded by the coding sequence ATGGTTTCCACGCCTGCCGGGCCAGTGCGCGTTCTCGTGATCGACAACTACGACTCGTTCACCTTCAACCTGGTGCAGTACCTGGGCGAGCTCGGGGCCGAGACGCGCGTGGTGAAAAACGACGAAATCACTGCAGATGAGGCTCTCCGCTCCGGCTCCGATGGGCTGCTTCTCTCGCCCGGCCCCTGCACGCCGAACGAGGCCGGCATCTGCCTCGATGTGGTCGCCAAACTCAAGGCTGCCGAAAAGCCTGAGTCGAATATTCCGCTGCTCGGCGTGTGCCTGGGACACCAGACCATCGGCCAAGCCTTCGGCGGCCGTGTCGTCTCGGCCGAGCGGCTCATGCACGGTAAGACCTCGCCCATCGAACACGATGGCCGCGGCGTCTTCACCGGCCTGCCCTCTCCGTTCGAGGCCACGCGCTACCATTCGCTCATCGTGGAGCGAGCATCGCTTCCAAGTACGCTCGAAGTTTCCGCGTGGACACGCGAAGGGGAAATCATGGGGCTTCGTCACCGCACCTTGGCGATCGAGGGCGTGCAGTTTCATCCGGAGAGCATCCTCACCAAGGAAGGTAAAAAGCTCGTGGCCAATTGGCTGGCCAGCCTCGGCCCCTCTCGATCGATGCAGGGCGCAGCGTGA
- a CDS encoding HesA/MoeB/ThiF family protein: MTKPRNEARVLVVGIGGLGAPLCLALAKAGVGTLGLLDEDRVERTNLHRQILFRDADVGKPKIAAAEAMLKELFPRVHIEAHETRLLPHNAVDLVSRYDVVVEGSDNFPTKFLTADACKLAERPVVHGAAVRWVGTALAVSASGAPCYRCLFEDLPRDNVPNCAEAGVMAPVVGLVGAFQADLALSLLDGRDVSGELVTVDGKATEEKMVRRRRIGRRAGCVLCGKNEIREIDRGRYVADVCMEG; encoded by the coding sequence ATGACGAAGCCCAGGAACGAAGCGCGCGTGCTGGTCGTGGGCATCGGTGGGCTCGGTGCTCCTTTGTGCCTGGCGCTGGCCAAGGCGGGCGTGGGGACCTTGGGGCTCTTGGACGAGGACCGCGTCGAGCGGACGAATTTGCACCGGCAGATCCTCTTTCGCGATGCGGACGTGGGCAAGCCGAAGATTGCGGCCGCCGAGGCCATGCTGAAGGAGCTTTTTCCGCGGGTGCACATCGAGGCGCACGAGACGCGCCTTCTGCCGCACAACGCAGTCGACCTGGTGTCGCGCTACGACGTCGTGGTGGAGGGAAGCGACAATTTCCCGACCAAGTTTCTCACGGCCGATGCATGCAAGCTCGCCGAGCGGCCCGTCGTTCACGGGGCCGCGGTACGCTGGGTCGGAACTGCACTCGCGGTGAGCGCGAGCGGGGCGCCGTGCTACCGGTGCTTGTTCGAGGACCTGCCGCGCGACAACGTTCCCAACTGCGCGGAGGCGGGCGTCATGGCGCCGGTCGTCGGCCTGGTGGGCGCGTTTCAAGCCGACCTGGCACTCTCGCTCCTCGATGGGCGGGACGTGAGCGGCGAATTGGTCACCGTCGACGGGAAGGCGACCGAAGAGAAGATGGTGCGCCGCCGCCGCATCGGGCGGCGTGCGGGGTGTGTACTTTGCGGCAAAAACGAGATCCGTGAGATCGATCGCGGCCGCTACGTGGCGGACGTTTGCATGGAAGGATGA
- a CDS encoding pyridoxamine 5'-phosphate oxidase family protein, translated as MGKLYDGIDERLSQFIAAQKMYFVATAPLAGDGLLNLSPKGLDSFRILGPKTVAYQDLVGSGIETVAHLRENGRIVILFCAFEGPPKIVRLHGRGEAFEPGDAEYDTLAPSFPERWNMRAIIRIQVERISDSCGYGVPLYHFEGERTQLDDWADRKGPEGITRYKVEKNSKSLDGLPGLLRPGEAGEGRSTRSRP; from the coding sequence ATGGGAAAGCTTTACGATGGCATCGACGAGCGGCTGTCGCAGTTCATCGCGGCGCAGAAAATGTACTTCGTGGCCACGGCGCCACTCGCGGGCGACGGCCTTTTGAATCTGTCCCCCAAGGGGCTCGACAGCTTTCGCATCCTCGGCCCGAAAACGGTGGCGTACCAGGACCTCGTGGGCAGCGGCATCGAGACTGTTGCGCATCTGCGCGAGAATGGCCGCATCGTCATCTTGTTCTGTGCCTTCGAGGGGCCGCCGAAAATCGTGAGGCTCCACGGCCGCGGCGAAGCCTTCGAGCCGGGCGATGCCGAATACGACACGCTCGCGCCATCCTTTCCCGAGCGGTGGAACATGCGCGCCATCATCCGCATCCAGGTCGAGCGCATTTCCGACTCGTGCGGCTACGGCGTGCCGCTCTACCATTTCGAGGGGGAGCGCACGCAACTCGACGACTGGGCCGACCGAAAAGGGCCCGAGGGCATTACCCGCTACAAGGTCGAGAAGAACTCCAAGAGCCTCGACGGCCTTCCGGGATTGCTCCGGCCCGGCGAAGCAGGAGAAGGAAGGAGTACGCGTTCTCGGCCGTAA
- the hisD gene encoding histidinol dehydrogenase: MSNPLTVRFTGPLRSLPAAARREIVERARAQEDVAVTKVVGQILARVKNEGDAALVALARELDRADLTKLEVPREALEEARDGLDPDVRRALERTRANLETVHGAFIPRVIEIESEPGILVGRRPDPLAAVGVYAPGGRAAYPSSVLMGVVPARVAGVPEIVVCSPPGKNGLPSQVVLAAAAIGGATRVFAIGGAQAIAALAFGTETVPRVDRIVGPGNAYVAEAKRQIAGNVGIDAPAGPSEILVIGDDTANPEHVARELAAQAEHDPEASCVALVVGDGLAAQVTEALTRVVVDRGEVVSASLGSRGAVLSIESLEEAWPFAADYAAEHLMLLVREPQAALAKVRHAGTVFLGDGSSVAFGDYMTGANHVLPTAGAGRSFSGLSTLDFVRFTTYQTVTREAAARMAGDVAVLAEAEGLRNHAAAAAAFGGAK; encoded by the coding sequence ATGAGCAATCCGCTTACCGTTCGATTCACCGGCCCACTGAGATCTCTCCCCGCGGCCGCACGCCGCGAAATCGTCGAGCGCGCCCGCGCCCAGGAGGACGTCGCCGTCACCAAGGTGGTGGGCCAGATCCTCGCCCGCGTCAAAAACGAGGGCGATGCCGCGCTCGTGGCCCTCGCGCGCGAGCTCGATCGGGCCGATCTGACGAAGCTCGAGGTGCCCCGCGAGGCGCTGGAGGAAGCGCGCGACGGACTCGATCCCGACGTGCGCCGTGCGCTCGAGCGAACGCGGGCCAACCTTGAAACCGTGCATGGTGCATTCATTCCGCGGGTCATCGAAATCGAGAGCGAGCCGGGCATCCTCGTGGGCCGCCGTCCCGATCCGCTGGCCGCCGTCGGGGTGTACGCACCGGGTGGACGCGCCGCATACCCGAGCAGCGTGCTCATGGGCGTGGTTCCCGCGCGCGTGGCCGGCGTTCCCGAGATTGTCGTCTGCTCGCCGCCGGGTAAAAATGGCCTTCCGTCGCAAGTGGTGCTGGCGGCGGCTGCCATTGGCGGAGCGACCCGCGTGTTTGCCATCGGCGGCGCGCAAGCGATTGCCGCGCTGGCCTTCGGGACCGAAACGGTGCCGCGCGTGGACCGCATCGTGGGCCCGGGCAACGCGTACGTCGCGGAAGCCAAGCGGCAGATCGCGGGCAACGTCGGCATCGACGCGCCGGCGGGCCCGAGCGAGATTCTGGTCATTGGCGACGACACCGCGAACCCCGAGCATGTCGCCCGCGAGCTCGCGGCGCAGGCCGAGCACGATCCCGAGGCGAGCTGCGTCGCCCTCGTCGTCGGCGACGGGCTTGCGGCGCAGGTGACGGAGGCGCTCACCCGCGTCGTGGTCGATCGCGGCGAGGTGGTCTCGGCCTCCCTGGGGTCGCGCGGTGCGGTGCTCTCCATCGAGTCGCTCGAGGAGGCGTGGCCCTTCGCGGCGGATTACGCGGCCGAGCACTTGATGCTCTTGGTTCGAGAGCCCCAGGCCGCACTGGCGAAAGTCCGCCACGCGGGCACGGTATTTCTCGGCGATGGATCCTCGGTGGCTTTTGGCGACTACATGACCGGCGCCAACCACGTGCTTCCCACCGCGGGCGCCGGGCGCAGCTTCTCGGGGCTTTCCACCCTGGATTTCGTGCGCTTCACCACGTACCAAACCGTCACCC
- the trpD gene encoding anthranilate phosphoribosyltransferase translates to MSDSPSLIRFADVLPKLAARDIDSRLVRAAFDAILQGAWTPTQVGAFAVALRLAGETSEMIVAATEALRATMTAVDVADDEPVVDTCGTGGDGAQTLNLSTAAAIVAAAAGLRVAKHGNRSVSSRCGSADVLEALGVPTDVPPELQVEVLREVGIAFLFAPAHHPALKHAAQARRELGVRTIFNVIGPLANPARATHQLVGVYDDALRPIMARALSRIGLRAAWVVRSEDGLDEISPSASTYVTELSPDGTITERIVVPEDFGFERQKPEAFAGSTAEENARAISTILRGEPHPATDAVILNAAAALMVAETATDPREAAERAREAIASGKTVSLLAAWQRATTRRRRSE, encoded by the coding sequence GTGAGCGACTCTCCCTCCTTGATTCGCTTCGCCGACGTCCTCCCGAAACTCGCCGCCCGCGACATCGATTCAAGGCTCGTGCGGGCCGCATTCGATGCGATTTTGCAAGGCGCCTGGACGCCCACGCAGGTCGGCGCCTTCGCGGTAGCGCTGCGCCTCGCGGGTGAAACCTCCGAGATGATCGTGGCCGCCACCGAGGCGCTGCGCGCGACGATGACCGCGGTCGACGTGGCGGACGACGAGCCGGTGGTCGACACGTGCGGTACGGGCGGCGATGGCGCGCAGACGCTGAATCTGTCGACGGCAGCCGCCATCGTCGCCGCGGCCGCGGGCCTGCGGGTGGCGAAACATGGAAACCGCTCGGTCTCGAGCCGCTGCGGCAGCGCCGATGTGCTGGAGGCGCTCGGCGTCCCCACCGACGTGCCCCCGGAGCTCCAGGTCGAGGTGCTGCGGGAGGTGGGCATCGCGTTCCTCTTCGCACCGGCGCACCATCCGGCGCTCAAGCATGCTGCCCAGGCGCGGCGAGAACTGGGCGTGCGCACCATCTTCAACGTCATCGGTCCGCTGGCGAATCCGGCGCGCGCCACGCACCAACTCGTCGGCGTGTACGACGACGCCCTGCGGCCGATCATGGCGCGGGCACTCTCCCGCATCGGCCTGCGCGCCGCATGGGTCGTGCGCAGCGAGGACGGTCTCGACGAGATCAGCCCGTCGGCCTCCACCTACGTGACGGAGCTTTCGCCCGACGGCACCATTACCGAGCGCATCGTGGTGCCGGAAGACTTCGGCTTCGAGCGGCAGAAGCCCGAGGCCTTCGCGGGCTCCACCGCCGAGGAAAACGCGCGCGCGATCTCCACGATTTTGCGCGGCGAACCGCACCCGGCCACGGACGCCGTCATCCTCAACGCCGCGGCCGCCCTCATGGTCGCCGAGACCGCCACCGATCCACGCGAAGCCGCCGAACGTGCGCGCGAGGCCATCGCTTCGGGTAAAACGGTGTCTCTCCTTGCCGCATGGCAAAGGGCTACGACACGACGCCGGAGGTCCGAATGA
- the hisG gene encoding ATP phosphoribosyltransferase translates to MLKIALPNKGRLVEDIRDVLRDAGLKVRAGNERALVASMGDEFSALFVRAQDIPEFVADGAADAGITGWDCVGESGRELDSLVDLKIGRCRLVVALHPRPGGPSTLDEIPDGARVATSFPRLAERFFRERQRTVQLVPVSGAAEVAPHLGIADAIVDLVSTGSTLRVNGLLEAGTVLESSARLIARPRAELSEEVAAALDDLALALSSVVRAREQRYLMANVPRDRLDSVRDVLPGISGPTIIEVRGGNADFVAVHAVVPENQVYRIVSRLKGLGCQGILVTRIERLVP, encoded by the coding sequence ATGCTGAAGATTGCACTACCGAACAAGGGACGTCTCGTCGAAGACATCCGCGACGTCTTGCGCGATGCCGGATTGAAGGTGCGCGCGGGCAATGAGCGCGCGTTGGTCGCCTCCATGGGCGACGAGTTTTCCGCGCTGTTCGTCCGGGCCCAGGACATTCCCGAGTTCGTCGCCGATGGTGCGGCCGACGCGGGCATCACCGGTTGGGACTGCGTCGGCGAATCGGGGCGCGAGCTCGACTCGTTGGTCGACCTCAAGATCGGGCGCTGCCGCCTCGTCGTGGCCTTGCACCCGCGTCCGGGTGGGCCGTCGACGCTCGACGAAATTCCCGACGGCGCGCGCGTGGCCACCTCGTTCCCGCGTCTCGCGGAGCGCTTCTTTCGCGAGCGGCAGCGCACCGTTCAATTGGTTCCCGTGAGCGGCGCCGCCGAGGTCGCACCGCACCTCGGCATTGCCGACGCGATCGTCGATCTCGTGTCCACCGGCAGCACCCTGCGCGTGAACGGGCTGCTCGAGGCAGGCACCGTGCTCGAGTCGTCGGCCCGCCTGATTGCGCGCCCGCGCGCGGAGTTGTCCGAGGAAGTGGCCGCCGCCCTGGACGATCTCGCGCTGGCGCTCTCCAGCGTCGTTCGTGCGCGCGAGCAGCGTTACCTCATGGCCAACGTACCGCGTGACCGCCTCGACAGCGTGCGCGACGTGCTCCCGGGCATCTCGGGGCCGACCATCATCGAGGTGCGCGGTGGCAACGCGGACTTCGTCGCCGTGCACGCCGTCGTGCCGGAAAATCAAGTGTACCGTATCGTGTCGCGGCTGAAGGGACTCGGCTGCCAAGGCATCCTCGTCACACGCATCGAGAGGCTCGTACCATGA
- a CDS encoding Mov34/MPN/PAD-1 family protein: MADETPWVNGNLVIDKAILDDVFAHARESYARDEESCGLLFGPAGEPLVVGRGLRMENRANKLHKLDPETYPRTGRMYFDIDPMKFERAVREGKTQGVPAKVLYHSHLDVGAYFSETDAQAATMGGDSPTYDLAYLVTSVRNGEIDDAKLFIWDPASKTFVASTYTVRG, from the coding sequence ATGGCGGACGAGACCCCGTGGGTAAACGGCAATTTGGTCATCGATAAAGCGATATTGGACGACGTGTTCGCGCACGCACGCGAGTCGTACGCGCGTGACGAGGAAAGCTGCGGACTGCTCTTTGGCCCCGCCGGCGAACCGCTCGTCGTCGGGCGCGGGCTGCGCATGGAAAATCGAGCCAACAAGTTGCACAAGCTGGATCCCGAGACGTACCCGCGCACGGGCCGCATGTATTTCGATATCGACCCGATGAAGTTCGAGCGCGCGGTGCGCGAGGGCAAGACGCAAGGGGTACCGGCGAAGGTGCTCTACCATTCGCACCTCGACGTGGGCGCCTACTTCTCCGAGACGGATGCGCAGGCGGCCACCATGGGTGGCGATAGCCCGACGTACGACTTGGCCTACCTGGTCACGAGTGTCCGCAACGGAGAGATCGACGACGCGAAGCTCTTCATCTGGGATCCGGCATCGAAGACGTTCGTGGCTTCCACGTACACGGTCAGGGGGTGA